In the Myxococcus guangdongensis genome, one interval contains:
- a CDS encoding MFS transporter — protein MSRGLRLLLAASAGFSVASLYYSQPMLGVMGSSIGASDTAVGLLPTLTQLGYALGILLLTPLGDRFDRRRIILVKVGLLAVALLLSGLAPAIGPLLVVSFVVGLTATVAQDIVPAAATLAPEKERGGVVGTVMTGLLLGILLSRVVSGVVAEQLGWRAMYLMAAGSVGVMGAVVWRGLPAFRPASTLSYGALLGSLVGLWRRYGALRRAALAQGLLSVGFSAFWSTLAVMLHGAPFHLGSAAAGAFGLAGAAGALGAPIAGRVSDRFGPEVVTRLGAGLTAVAFAAMFASPWLQPDARLWLFGASAIGFDLGVQMTLVAHQTMVFGIDPAARSRLNAVLFVCVFIGMSLGAVSGSLVLAGWGWGAVTLLATVSALVALVVRLWPTAR, from the coding sequence ATGTCGAGGGGGCTGCGCCTGCTCCTCGCCGCGAGCGCCGGGTTCTCGGTGGCCTCGCTCTACTACAGCCAGCCGATGCTGGGGGTGATGGGCTCCTCCATCGGCGCCTCGGACACGGCGGTGGGGCTTCTGCCCACGCTCACGCAGCTGGGCTACGCGCTGGGCATCCTGCTGCTGACGCCGCTGGGGGACCGCTTCGACCGGCGCCGCATCATCCTGGTCAAGGTCGGCCTGCTCGCGGTGGCGCTGCTGCTCAGCGGCCTCGCGCCCGCCATCGGTCCGCTGCTGGTGGTGAGCTTCGTGGTGGGGCTCACGGCGACGGTGGCGCAGGACATCGTGCCCGCCGCGGCGACCCTGGCGCCGGAGAAGGAGCGCGGCGGTGTCGTGGGGACGGTGATGACGGGCCTGCTGCTCGGCATCCTGCTCTCGCGCGTCGTCAGCGGCGTGGTGGCGGAGCAGCTCGGCTGGCGCGCCATGTACCTGATGGCCGCGGGCAGCGTGGGGGTGATGGGCGCGGTGGTGTGGCGCGGGCTGCCGGCCTTCCGCCCGGCGAGCACGCTGTCCTACGGCGCGCTGCTCGGCTCGCTCGTCGGCCTGTGGCGCAGGTACGGCGCGCTGCGCCGGGCCGCGCTGGCCCAGGGGCTGCTCTCCGTGGGCTTCAGCGCGTTCTGGTCCACGCTCGCGGTGATGCTGCATGGCGCGCCGTTCCACCTGGGCAGCGCGGCCGCGGGGGCCTTCGGCCTGGCGGGCGCGGCGGGGGCCCTCGGCGCGCCAATCGCCGGGCGCGTGTCGGACCGCTTCGGTCCCGAGGTCGTCACGCGCCTGGGCGCGGGGCTGACGGCCGTGGCGTTCGCCGCGATGTTCGCCTCACCGTGGCTCCAGCCGGATGCGCGGCTGTGGCTGTTCGGCGCCAGCGCGATTGGCTTCGACCTGGGCGTGCAGATGACGCTGGTGGCACATCAGACGATGGTGTTCGGAATCGACCCGGCCGCGCGCAGCCGGCTCAATGCCGTATTGTTCGTCTGCGTGTTCATCGGGATGTCGCTGGGCGCGGTGAGCGGCAGCCTCGTGCTGGCTGGGTGGGGCTGGGGCGCGGTGACGTTGCT
- a CDS encoding LysR family transcriptional regulator, with amino-acid sequence MPRPPKSARPRALPKPPPATVDRLELMQTFLRIVDAGSLSSAAAQLGTTQPTVSRRLQALERSLGLRLLQRSTHAMKLTEDGARCYERAKELLANWEMFEADLRGASDEPEGTLRVVAPHAFGQQLLVEPLTEYLRRHPRVSVEWLLHDRAVDFIADGIDCAIHVGEVKDPSVVAIRVAEVPRIVAAAPSVLTGRPRPSHPDELARLPWLSLRTFYRNELSLTHVATGEAQPIVFQPRLSTDSLYALRSAALKGLGVCVASAWVLHEDIVKGRLVHLVPEWQAAALPMYLLYPAARFHPARLRRFVALMREQIPTALAVATRKQ; translated from the coding sequence ATGCCCCGCCCTCCCAAGTCCGCTCGGCCGCGTGCCCTCCCGAAGCCGCCGCCCGCCACCGTCGACCGGCTCGAGCTGATGCAGACCTTCCTGCGCATCGTCGACGCCGGCAGCCTGTCCTCGGCCGCGGCGCAGCTCGGCACCACGCAGCCCACGGTGAGCCGCCGCCTCCAGGCGCTGGAGCGCTCGCTCGGGCTGCGGCTGCTGCAGCGCTCCACCCACGCGATGAAGCTCACCGAGGACGGCGCGCGTTGCTACGAGCGGGCGAAGGAGCTGCTCGCCAACTGGGAGATGTTCGAGGCCGACCTGCGCGGCGCGAGCGACGAGCCGGAGGGCACGCTGCGCGTCGTCGCTCCCCATGCCTTCGGACAACAGCTGCTGGTGGAGCCCCTGACGGAGTACCTGCGCCGCCATCCCCGGGTCAGCGTCGAGTGGCTGCTGCACGACCGCGCGGTGGACTTCATCGCGGACGGCATCGACTGCGCGATTCACGTCGGAGAAGTGAAGGACCCCAGCGTGGTGGCCATCCGAGTCGCGGAGGTGCCCCGCATCGTCGCCGCGGCGCCCTCGGTGTTGACGGGGCGTCCCCGGCCGAGCCACCCCGACGAGCTGGCGCGACTGCCCTGGCTGTCGCTGCGCACGTTCTACCGGAACGAGCTGTCACTGACCCACGTGGCCACTGGCGAGGCCCAGCCCATCGTCTTCCAGCCACGCTTGAGCACCGACAGCCTCTATGCCTTGCGGAGCGCGGCGCTGAAGGGGCTCGGCGTCTGCGTGGCCTCGGCGTGGGTGCTGCACGAGGACATCGTGAAGGGTCGGCTCGTCCACCTGGTGCCGGAGTGGCAGGCCGCCGCCCTGCCCATGTACCTGCTCTACCCCGCCGCGAGGTTCCACCCCGCGAGGCTGCGCAGGTTCGTGGCCCTGATGCGCGAGCAGATTCCCACGGCGCTCGCGGTGGCCACACGCAAACAGTGA
- a CDS encoding cytochrome b/b6 domain-containing protein: protein MFSCHAVRTPESRRPQPWPIRVAHWVSVPLLVIMAGSGLQILAAYPMLGTRGRPYEGYPFQGVPPPEWARLGDWLAGARGWHFAFGGFLALNGFVYLLYLALSGEWRRRLFLPRRDTRNAVSTLAFYLRLRKEPPPQGLYNGLQRLAYTGALVLGILAVLSGLALYKPVQLGVIVRLLGGYDSARAIHLLVLASFVLFTLGHVVMVLLHPRTLGAMVTGGRKPDA from the coding sequence ATGTTCTCCTGCCACGCCGTGCGAACCCCCGAGTCACGCCGCCCACAGCCCTGGCCCATCCGCGTGGCCCACTGGGTCAGCGTGCCGCTGCTCGTCATCATGGCGGGCAGCGGACTGCAGATTCTCGCGGCCTATCCCATGCTCGGCACGCGGGGCCGTCCCTATGAGGGGTATCCCTTCCAGGGAGTCCCTCCTCCCGAGTGGGCCCGACTCGGTGACTGGCTCGCCGGCGCGCGCGGCTGGCACTTCGCCTTCGGCGGGTTCCTCGCGCTCAACGGCTTCGTGTACCTGCTCTACCTGGCCCTCAGCGGGGAGTGGCGACGTCGCCTCTTCCTCCCGCGCCGCGACACGCGCAACGCCGTGAGCACGCTCGCGTTCTACTTGCGCCTGCGCAAGGAGCCACCTCCGCAGGGGCTGTACAATGGCCTGCAACGGCTGGCGTACACGGGCGCGCTGGTCCTCGGAATCCTCGCCGTGCTCTCGGGCCTCGCGCTCTACAAGCCCGTGCAGCTCGGTGTCATTGTCCGGCTGCTCGGTGGCTATGACTCCGCGCGCGCCATCCACCTGCTCGTGCTCGCGTCGTTCGTGCTCTTCACCCTGGGGCACGTGGTGATGGTGCTGCTGCATCCGCGCACGCTCGGCGCGATGGTGACAGGCGGGAGGAAACCCGATGCGTAG